One genomic region from Ptychodera flava strain L36383 chromosome 14, AS_Pfla_20210202, whole genome shotgun sequence encodes:
- the LOC139149636 gene encoding elongation factor 1-gamma-like, whose amino-acid sequence MAAGTLYTYPDNFRAHKIQIAAEYSGARLKVVSEPPEFKLGETNKTDAFLNKFPVGKVPAFEAADGTCIFESNAIAYYVASETLRGANVKDQAHVLQWTNFADGEILPSAATWVFPTLGIMQYNKQNTERAKQDIKNVLTVLNNHLKTRTYLVGERVTLADIAVACNLLMLYKQVLEPGFRQSYGNVNRWFTTLINQKEFKEVLGDVQLCEKMAQFDAKKFKDLQGGGDKKEKKKEEKKKPEKKQEKKVEEKPKAEAAAPPPAEKKKDPFADLPQSKFDMDEFKRTYSNQDTLTVAIPYFWEHFDKEGYSIWYSEYKYPEDLKMTFMSCNLIAGMFQRLDKLRKNAFASVCLFGESNKSTISGIWFWRGQKLAFELSEDWQIDYESYSWTKLDPDAEDTKKKVKEYFMQEGDFDGQEVNQGKVFK is encoded by the exons ATGGCGGCTGGG ACACTGTACACTTATCCGGATAATTTCCGGGCTCACAAGATCCAAATCGCCGCGGAGTATAGCGGTGCTAGACTGAAAGTTGTATCGGAGCCACCTGAATTCAAGTTAGGCGAAACGAACAAAACAGATGCCTTCCTAAACAAGTTTCCAGTTGGCAAG GTCCCAGCATTTGAGGCAGCTGATGGAACCTGTATATTTGAGAGTAATGCCATTGCTTACTATG TCGCCAGTGAAACTCTGAGAGGTGCCAATGTCAAGGATCAAGCACATGTTCTACAGTGGACAAATTTTGCAGATGGTGAAATTCTGCCTTCTGCGGCGACATGGGTGTTTCCAACACTTGGAATTATGCAATACAACAAGCAG AACACTGAACGTGCAAAACAAGACATCAAGAACGTCTTGACCGTCTTAAACAACCACCTGAAAACGAGGACATACCTTGTCGGGGAGCGTGTAACTCTGGCCGATATCGCCGTAGCATGTAATTTACTCATGCTCTATAAACAA GTTTTAGAACCAGGCTTCCGTCAATCCTATGGCAATGTGAATAGGTGGTTTACAACACTCATCAACCAGAAGGAGTTCAAGGAAGTTCTAGGCGACGTTCAACTCTGTGAGAAGATGGCACAGTTTGACG CCAAAAAGTTCAAGGATCTTCAGGGTGGCGGAGAcaagaaggagaagaagaaagaagaaaagaagaaacctgaaaagaaacaagagaaaaaagttGAAGAAAAGCCTAAAGCGGAGGCCGCTGCTCCCCCACCAGCGGAAAAGAAGAAAGATCCATTTGCTGATTTACCACAAAG CAAGTTTGACATGGATGAGTTCAAGCGTACTTATTCCAACCAAGACACACTCACGGTGGCCATCCCGTATTTCTGGGAACACTTCGACAAGGAGGGCTACTCAATCTGGTACTCCGAGTACAAATATCCAGAAGATCTCAAAATGACTTTTATGAGTTGTAATCTGATTGCAG GCATGTTCCAACGCCTTGATAAACTGCGCAAAAATGCATTCGCCAGCGTATGCCTGTTTGGTGAGAGTAACAAGAGCACGATATCTGGAATCTGGTTCTGGAGAGGACAAAAACTTGCATTTGAG CTCTCTGAGGACTGGCAGATTGACTACGAATCGTACAGCTGGACCAAACTGGACCCGGATGCGGAAGACACCAAGAAGAAAGTCAAGGAATACTTCATGCAGGAGGGAGACTTTGATGGCCAGGAAGTGAATCAAGGAAAAGTCTTCAAATAG